Within the Bacillus sp. FSL K6-3431 genome, the region ACATACCATCCATCTATATGGATGGTATGACTAGCTGGAGGTGTACCATGGGAAGAACTGAAGAAGTAATTGATAATAGGCTATCCAAGAAAAAAGTAAATATAACTAATCTTAAAATTGCTAAAGCGAAAAGGCAAAGGAAAACTGATATTGTAGGCTTCGCTTTCATTTCACCATGGCTAATAGGTTTTTTATGTTTTATTTTAGGTCCAATGATTGCTTCCTTATATTTGTCATTTACTGATTATAACTTACTATCTACTCCAAATTGGATTGGAGTAGAAAATTATTCAAATATGTTTACAAATGATCCTCTATTTATAAAAGCGCTCCAAGTGACATTTATTTTTGTTTTTATTTCTGTCCCCATGAAACTAGCTTTTGCATTACTAGTAGCAATGCTTTTTAATAATAATCGCAAAGGCGTCAGTTTGTATAGAACGATTTTTTATGTGCCCTCCATTTTAGGAGGTAGCGTAGCAGTTGCTGTTGTCTGGAAGCAGTTATTCAGTACAGATGGAGCTATCAATGACATACTTTCTATTTTTGGAACTGAAGGAACAAATTGGATTGCGAGTCCAGATTACGCTTTATCCACATTGATTTTATTAGTTGTATGGCAGTTTGGATCTCCAATGTTGATTTTCTTAGCGGGATTAAAAGCAATTCCAGCAGAATTATATGAATCAGCTTCAGTAGATGGTGCTAATGCATTAGTAAAATTTATTAAAATCACCATACCGATGCTCTCGCCCGTTATTTTTTTCAACTTAGTTATGCAAACAATTCAAGGCTTTATGGCATTTACACAAAGCTTTTTAATTACCCAAGGTGGACCTTTAAATAATACTTTATTCTATGCTGT harbors:
- a CDS encoding carbohydrate ABC transporter permease — translated: MGRTEEVIDNRLSKKKVNITNLKIAKAKRQRKTDIVGFAFISPWLIGFLCFILGPMIASLYLSFTDYNLLSTPNWIGVENYSNMFTNDPLFIKALQVTFIFVFISVPMKLAFALLVAMLFNNNRKGVSLYRTIFYVPSILGGSVAVAVVWKQLFSTDGAINDILSIFGTEGTNWIASPDYALSTLILLVVWQFGSPMLIFLAGLKAIPAELYESASVDGANALVKFIKITIPMLSPVIFFNLVMQTIQGFMAFTQSFLITQGGPLNNTLFYAVYLYNKAFGHFNMGYASALAWILLIICAIFTMFIFKTAKSWVYYESEGGN